In Pseudomonas putida, a genomic segment contains:
- a CDS encoding gluconate 2-dehydrogenase subunit 3 family protein: MNEPSVNRRRFLQGSGGLLLGTLLFSSGPIALLAPSHTWALETHSLSSDQAAKLLTVVRRIYPHDNMEDAVYALVVKALDERAASDPSIRPMIEQGLAALDTQAGGVWAKQDESRQVAALQAIAQAPFFNLVRSVSVTALYSNELAYAHFGYEGASFPKGGYLMRGFNDLDWLQAAPAEASPPAFS; the protein is encoded by the coding sequence CTGCTGCTAGGCACCCTGCTGTTCTCTTCCGGCCCCATTGCACTGCTTGCGCCCAGCCATACCTGGGCACTGGAAACCCATTCCCTCAGTAGCGACCAGGCGGCGAAGCTGCTCACCGTGGTACGCCGTATCTATCCTCACGACAACATGGAGGACGCCGTCTACGCGCTGGTAGTGAAGGCGCTGGATGAACGGGCTGCCTCCGACCCATCGATTCGCCCCATGATCGAACAGGGGCTGGCAGCCCTGGACACGCAAGCAGGCGGGGTCTGGGCGAAACAGGACGAATCGCGCCAGGTGGCGGCACTGCAGGCCATTGCGCAGGCGCCCTTTTTCAACCTGGTTCGCTCGGTCTCGGTCACCGCGCTGTACAGCAACGAACTGGCCTATGCGCACTTCGGCTATGAAGGCGCATCCTTCCCCAAGGGTGGCTACCTGATGCGCGGTTTCAACGACCTCGACTGGCTGCAAGCGGCGCCTGCCGAAGCCAGCCCTCCTGCATTCTCCTG